In Brassica napus cultivar Da-Ae chromosome C2, Da-Ae, whole genome shotgun sequence, the sequence tttttagcTTCATGCAAACCTATCCGGATCCAGAAGGGATCCGAGTACTGATCCCgtctaaaaatttataatatccgaacaaagtttaattttaaatccaaaaatccgATATCCAGAAAACTGGTCCATACCCTAACGGGTACTTGGATTCCCATGTCTAACTGAttctataaacaaattaaaaaaattattaacatttGAATTCTTGTTATGAATGAATTAATTTCATTCAAACTTGTGAAATTATTTTGGTTAGCACGTAAAATAAATGTTGTCGAATTATTAtcctaaatataattaatgaagtaattaGGAAGAGTAAAAAATGAATGTAATCGGGTAATAAATGAAGTCGGATTATTTggtaaatacaataaataagaGGTTTAAATTAGTTAAGAAGAATGAAGGAAATGTAAAAAATCACTTTAAAGTAGGCAAGTATTGGTTattacttcaattttaatagaataaatataaattgttaGCTTGTGCTAAggctataaaaaaataaacatactaatatcaaaaacatgtttttcaagACTTTGGAATAAGAATATACTAATATAAAAACGTATTTTGAAAGATTTATGAATTTTCTATAATATCTCTAATATAtaagtgtttttaaaatttcaacacaataatatgcatattttttttatagataaaacattttttatatataaataatttgatgtttaatttgaaattttaaagagaataaataataacatatcatactgattttttattgtattaataagacataaactaataagtatttgtaataacaaacatatatttttgataaataattttgttatttaataattttatattgagttaaaattttgagaataaaaacaattttttatcataattatttttgaatttgtaatgcatgtgtttataaataagaatAAAATGATTATGCCGGCATTAGCGGGCAAAACACCTGGTTTCGAAAGTATATCATATTGTACATAAGTCTAACTGGTGACcaaagaatgaaaaataatatacattctttgttattcattttttattttaccattaataagaaatagtttttcttttttattcctTCTTATTCCTTTTATTCTAGAAGAATATAGAACAAATTTGTTCCTCCCCAAAATTGAtgagaaataatttttttttcattcatataattttattcctcTACATTTGTTTCCTACTTATTCTTAATGTTCCTCTAATGATCACCGGTTAGATCCATAGTTAAACTTAGATATTTGATTTTGTCACAATACTTTACGATcgtttaaactatatatattcatatatttttatttccataTACGACTTAGTTCCTAATAAACTAATATGGAATATTGTTGTTGATGGAAATTGGAATTAACTAAAAGATTTCGTTAGTTTCGTTTTTTTGTGATAGTATATATAGGAATATTCGATTAATTAGttaagtttagattttatttgACCAATTGATATCATTTTAGGGTTAATTcaaatttgtttataattttgtttgtttcttcaaaTTACACTTTTATGATTTTCAATAAACAtgaatatttttgtaacaataGAATCGTTGCTTTTAATAAGAGAGATATATGTGGAGtggtgtttttaataaatagaatAATTATTTAGGTAAAGAGTAATTAAATTAGGAAAACACATTAATAGCTTAAATTTAtggttatttaatattttagtggcatgttattgtaaatattgtgcAAATATAAGGGTAAGTTTAATTTTGTactcctgttttaatagattagataaatACATGAGCAAATGATTTTCAAAAGTATGGGGAGATAGTATGTTTAAcgtaaaaaaattaagaaacaacgGTCATGTTTTATGTTCTAAGTTACTGTCGTAATCTTATCTTATCTTAGATAACCTTCACAATAAATGGTCCTCCCTATCATTAATGTGTACAGTACATAATTGAATCAGATTAATATACCTAATTAAAATTAGTAACGGGAATACTAATTTTTATCTCGAAATCAAAGAGgataaaatatagaaacaaagtcaaattttaaaactaaaataataacgatgaaagaaataaaataaaaatcttttaaaaataaagaaataaataaataaagaaataaaataaaatagattaaaatattgGAAATAAAAGTCCAAAAAAGGCTACGCAGTGTGGAAATAAACCCGAAAAGGAGGAAGGATGGGGCCATAGCCTTTCTGCTGTGGAGTCGTTATCCAAATCGGAAGCGAATAGACTCGACTCATCTCCGCCATCATCACCGTCTtcttcttatctctctctctccgtcgcCAGACGCTTCTCAGATCCTCCGATCCGGCAGCGTTTCATCACTTCTCCGCCTAGAGACCAAGGTAAGGAACGAAATAGCTaagcatctctctctctctctctatctctcttgcTACGATTAGTTTCCAGATTCGTTAATCGAAATTTTGATTGGATTACGATCAAATGCTTCTTCATATATGAATCGATCATTGGTACGAATCTTCTTTCAGGAAGGAAAGCTTGCGAAATCGCGTAATCGAATCTGATAACGTAGCTAAGAGTTTTTCGACGGTTTGGATTAGGAATGGTTTCGCTGCCATCTGTGTGTTGAATCGTTTGTTTGTGTATGCCTCCCGATCAGCGAGTCTCAGGGAACCACAGAGAGATTAGCTTGACGATATGCAGAACAGTGGTGTGAATCGTACTCCTTCGTTAAAAGTAGCCATCCCTCAGGGGTCACAACAGTCGCTTAGGCGTTTAGGAATCTGCTCTCAGATAGCCACGGGAGGATCTCAGCAGTCCTCCCCTGTTGTGTTCCCCGAGAAGCGGAGCAAGAAGGTGAAGGCGTCTTCTAGACGCGGCGAGATTAGTACTGATCATCCAGAGGTGAAACCGAAAGCTGATGAGCATAGGATTGATATTGGTGGAGGAGGGGATGAGAAGTCTGATTTGTTAGGTAGTCTTGTTTACTCAGGGAAGCTTTTGTTAGTCAAGAGAGGGAAGGATGCAACATCTGCAACTGACGTGTTTAACAAGAAAGCAGTTGATGCAAGGCTTACTAGGAGGGCTTTGGTTTGGGGCTCTAACGTGCTACAGCTTGATGATGTTGTCTCGGTATAGTTTTCTCTTGCTTCTTGGAGTAAATGGACTTGCAATGTACTCTGTGTTAGTAaacttatatatgtttttttttttaatttttacagtTGACATACAATGTGGGTCTCAAGCATTTCACCGTTCATGGTTATCCAGTGGGCAAGGGTTGCTTCACGAAACCAAAGAGAAGCCGCAAAGATTTTCGTTTCATCGCACCTACGGTAGAAGAAGCAGTTCAGTGGGTGGCTAGTTTTGCAGATCAACAATGTTTTATCAACTGTTTGCCACATCCTTTAGTCTCGAAGAAACAGGGTTCATCTGAGTTGTTTTCGGTTCCTATCGATACTCCTCCTGAGTTGGTCTTTAGGTGTAAGAGTGCACCCAAAATGCTTGTCATATTGAACCCTAGGTCAGGGCATGGACGATCTATCAAAGTTTTCAACGAGGTAGTGGAGCCAATATTTAAGGTAACCTTGtccatctttttgttttatttggatgTTGTAGTTGTAGTCTGCATCATGACATATTATGCaactttcataaaataataatgctTTTTGTATTTTGTGTGTGATTTCTTAAACTCTCACAGCTGGCCGGGATTAAGATGGAGGTTGTCAAAACAAATAAAGCGGGTCATGCGAGAGAGTTGGCTTCCACTGTCGATATTAGCTTATGCTCAGACGGTATCTATGCTTGGTTCTTTACTGAATGATATTGTTTACACATATCAGCTTCTGATATGCGTAATCCATCTTACATTTCTACTATTACTTATGAGATCTTGGTAATTCTTCCAGGTATAATTTGTGTTGGAGGTGACGGAATCATCAATGAGGTGTGATAGTTAACTTTTCTAAACTTTGCTCATTGGTTTATACTTTCTTTAGGAGTTAAGTTCGAGAAGTGCTGTTCATAATATTCCAAACTACTTTTTTCATAATATTCCAAACTACTTTTTCTTATCTGCTTTATTACTTGCTGAATTGCCTTGCCTCTGAACCAATTTATGTATTGAACATAATTTTACTGGTTTTTTTCAGCGTGCTCGTGCCAGTTTGCAAGCATGCTGAATCATGTTAAGACTTAAGAGTTTAGTAACTCTTATTCTCCGGAGCTAGGGCTTTGGGATGTATCTTATAAGGAATTACTTGCTCGAATGAAACACATGCATAGTTGATTTTTTGTCCAATGTTGAACTCTCTAGGTTGATTAAGATGCATGGAAAATACAGCCTTTGATGTTAACCTATCCTACATTCTATTTACTTCGAATGAACTTTTATCTCATTGCCTGCCCCTTTCCAATGTTGCAGGTTCTTAATGGTCTACTTACTCGAAGTAATCAGAAAGAAGGGGTTTCTATCCCAATTGGAATAGTTCCTGCTGGCTCTGATAACTCGTTAGTTTGGACTGTTCTTGGTGTTAGAGATCCTATTTCTGCAGCACTCTCTATTGTGAAGGTACTTTTAGCTTATATCCTGTTGGTCCCTGGCTTGGTTTATCCTGCCAGCAACATTATTTCTCAGCTCTAAGGAATTTTTTGTTGGTTTAGGGTGGCCTAACAGCTACTGATGTCTTTGCTGTTGAATGGATTCATACGGGTGTAGTACACTTTGGAATGACTGTTTCCTACTATGGTTTTGTTAGCGATGGTAAGTGAGAATACCTGTGTGGATTGTCTTGTTAGAGCTTCCATTAATGAACAGTATATCTGGTGTGATCAGTTATTATGTATTCCCACCTTCTTTGCTCATTCCTGTGTCTGCAACTGTTTGTATCTTTCATGCATTTTAAAGGATAATCTATTCATTCTTCCTTAAATATCTCAACTGCCACAATGGGAACACTCTATTGACTCACACTTTG encodes:
- the LOC125582019 gene encoding sphingoid long-chain bases kinase 1, which produces MQNSGVNRTPSLKVAIPQGSQQSLRRLGICSQIATGGSQQSSPVVFPEKRSKKVKASSRRGEISTDHPEVKPKADEHRIDIGGGGDEKSDLLGSLVYSGKLLLVKRGKDATSATDVFNKKAVDARLTRRALVWGSNVLQLDDVVSLTYNVGLKHFTVHGYPVGKGCFTKPKRSRKDFRFIAPTVEEAVQWVASFADQQCFINCLPHPLVSKKQGSSELFSVPIDTPPELVFRCKSAPKMLVILNPRSGHGRSIKVFNEVVEPIFKLAGIKMEVVKTNKAGHARELASTVDISLCSDGIICVGGDGIINEVLNGLLTRSNQKEGVSIPIGIVPAGSDNSLVWTVLGVRDPISAALSIVKGGLTATDVFAVEWIHTGVVHFGMTVSYYGFVSDVLELSEKYQKRFGPMRYLVAGFLKFMCLPKYSYEVEYLPAQKEDAEGKTSLEKEVVDVQDLYTDVMRRSSKEGLPRASSLSSIDSIMTPGAGELDRCSSTHASAEPSEYVRGIDPKMKRMSSGRRDMAAEPEVIHSQGQSTTPNWPRTRSKSRTDKAWMGLTSVQDPPPNRCSWGNTGAHDREDISSTVSDPGPIWDAGPKWDSEPSAWDVENSIELPGPPEDIETGLRKQSVTPRFENKWVARKGHFLGIMVCNHACRTVQSSQVVAPNSEHDDGTMDMLLVHGCGRLRLIRFFILLQTGRHLSLPYVECVKVKSVKIKAGKQTHDSCGIDGELFALNGEVISSMLPEQCRLIGNAPERH